The Sorangiineae bacterium MSr11367 genome window below encodes:
- a CDS encoding serine/threonine protein kinase, with product MRLLDRYTIIDRIGSGGMASIYRAMDERLDRVVCVKLLRLELEGSGSTSGRSVYQATYSHFLQEALTLSRLMHPNTLRIYDFGYLAQSGRPFQISEFLDGGNLEQHVRSRGACDSEETAAILERICGAVGEAHQHKIIHRDIKPSNILFARVGDYLMPKLADFGIAHSNVVKRAKMGRTADNGGQDLVPGGFEDETNDQVSAVTLFSPRWASPEQLAGSPQGPETDIYALGLVAVYMLAGRPIFEGNDVRGTFTDRIRGDDLVTRLLGQMEFSDATRKALLKALSAFPEKRYRSSLTFFDALRRTLIGARPARPPAAFPWKKPRADITMSVEFAVPAMQEVASVPAPERKVAAGPARARLVDVDEKLDLTFPSPKGTDVRFRISFLPSQGNFRINIKGLNCFIRSPTGRPTPAIATDSDGTAHFVSTAWEELGTLAWTFGQAATGPDGGRVFHLDGGEMMIASSQATQSVALFLGSERDAIILCRKN from the coding sequence ATGCGCTTACTCGATCGATACACCATCATCGATCGCATCGGCAGCGGCGGCATGGCGTCCATCTATCGCGCGATGGATGAACGGCTCGATCGCGTCGTCTGCGTCAAACTGCTCCGCCTCGAACTGGAGGGCTCCGGAAGCACCAGCGGCCGCAGCGTCTACCAAGCGACGTATTCGCACTTCCTGCAGGAGGCGCTGACGCTCTCGCGCCTCATGCACCCGAACACGCTGCGCATCTACGACTTTGGCTACCTCGCGCAGAGCGGCCGGCCCTTTCAAATCAGCGAATTTCTCGACGGCGGAAATCTCGAGCAGCACGTTCGTTCGCGCGGCGCGTGCGACTCCGAAGAAACCGCGGCCATCCTCGAGCGCATTTGCGGTGCCGTCGGCGAAGCGCACCAGCACAAGATCATCCACCGCGACATCAAGCCATCGAACATCCTGTTTGCGCGCGTCGGCGACTACCTCATGCCGAAGCTGGCCGATTTCGGCATTGCGCACTCGAACGTGGTCAAGCGCGCCAAAATGGGCCGCACCGCCGACAACGGCGGGCAAGATCTGGTGCCCGGCGGATTCGAGGACGAGACGAACGACCAAGTGAGTGCGGTCACCTTGTTTTCGCCGCGCTGGGCCTCCCCCGAGCAGCTCGCCGGCTCACCGCAGGGACCCGAAACGGATATTTACGCCCTGGGCCTCGTCGCCGTGTACATGCTCGCAGGACGTCCCATTTTCGAGGGCAACGATGTGCGCGGCACGTTCACCGATCGCATCCGTGGTGACGATCTGGTCACACGCCTTCTCGGGCAAATGGAGTTCTCCGATGCCACCCGCAAGGCGCTGCTGAAGGCCCTGAGCGCCTTTCCGGAGAAGCGTTACCGGAGCTCGCTCACCTTTTTCGATGCCTTGCGCCGTACGCTCATCGGAGCTCGCCCTGCGCGCCCGCCCGCGGCATTTCCCTGGAAAAAACCGCGCGCGGACATCACGATGTCCGTCGAATTCGCCGTGCCTGCCATGCAGGAGGTGGCCAGTGTTCCAGCCCCGGAGCGCAAAGTCGCCGCCGGGCCTGCCCGTGCGCGCCTCGTGGACGTCGACGAGAAACTCGATTTGACATTCCCCAGCCCCAAGGGAACGGACGTCCGCTTTCGCATATCGTTCCTTCCCTCGCAGGGCAATTTCCGCATCAATATCAAAGGGTTGAACTGCTTCATTCGCAGCCCGACGGGGCGGCCCACCCCGGCCATCGCCACGGATTCCGACGGGACGGCGCACTTCGTTTCGACCGCGTGGGAGGAGCTTGGGACCCTCGCTTGGACATTCGGCCAAGCGGCGACAGGACCTGACGGGGGTCGCGTCTTTCACCTAGACGGAGGCGAGATGATGATAGCCTCTTCCCAAGCGACCCAATCGGTGGCCCTGTTCTTGGGCTCCGAGCGGGATGCGATCATCCTGTGTCGGAAGAATTAG
- a CDS encoding DUF2786 domain-containing protein: MPSPESNANHANHANQANAELSAKLETALVRELFAVWKQINASYFGDALAAPTIELTRSQSVLGRWSHATRTLEISRPLLLSQPWGIVVEVLKHEMAHQYVSEVLGASDETPHGPAFRETCRRHGIDAKAAGMPTSSSDGGTGGTGAWGQSFADDREARVVERIARLLALAESPNVHEAEAATLAAQRLMLKYNLESRAIPRDYGFRHVGKPSGRVGESDRILAMLLGRFFFVEVIWVPVYRPAEGKRGSVLEICGTLSNLAIAEYVHAFLTHTSERLWEEHRRNYGIRSNRDRRTFLSGVMAGFADKLARESTVHKEEGLVWIKDGDLHGYFRRRHPYVRNVRYTGTRKNESFTHGREAGRRIVLRRGVEAAPSASSSKLSGRAVGLLPPKAR, encoded by the coding sequence GTGCCCTCCCCCGAATCCAATGCCAACCACGCGAATCACGCTAACCAGGCGAACGCCGAATTATCGGCGAAGCTCGAAACGGCGTTGGTGCGCGAGCTCTTTGCCGTGTGGAAGCAGATCAACGCTTCCTACTTTGGTGATGCCCTCGCCGCGCCGACCATCGAGCTGACGCGATCGCAATCCGTGCTCGGGCGTTGGTCGCACGCCACGCGCACCCTCGAGATCTCGCGCCCCCTGCTGCTCTCCCAGCCGTGGGGCATCGTGGTCGAGGTTCTCAAGCACGAGATGGCCCACCAATACGTCTCGGAGGTCCTCGGGGCCTCGGACGAAACGCCGCACGGCCCCGCCTTCCGCGAGACGTGCCGCCGCCATGGCATCGACGCGAAGGCCGCAGGCATGCCCACCTCGTCGAGCGACGGAGGCACGGGAGGCACGGGTGCCTGGGGCCAAAGCTTCGCCGACGACCGCGAGGCGCGCGTCGTCGAACGCATCGCGCGCCTGCTCGCCCTCGCCGAGAGCCCCAACGTGCACGAGGCGGAGGCTGCGACGTTGGCCGCGCAGCGACTGATGCTCAAGTACAACTTGGAGTCGCGCGCCATCCCACGCGACTATGGCTTTCGCCACGTGGGAAAGCCCTCGGGGCGCGTCGGCGAGAGCGACCGCATCCTCGCCATGCTGCTCGGCCGGTTCTTCTTCGTCGAGGTGATCTGGGTCCCCGTTTACCGCCCCGCCGAGGGAAAGCGCGGCAGCGTCCTCGAGATCTGCGGCACCCTCTCGAACCTGGCCATCGCGGAGTACGTACACGCCTTTCTCACGCACACCTCCGAGCGACTCTGGGAGGAGCACCGCCGCAACTACGGCATCCGCAGCAACCGCGACCGTCGCACCTTCCTCTCCGGCGTCATGGCCGGCTTCGCCGACAAGCTCGCCCGCGAGTCGACGGTGCACAAGGAAGAGGGCCTCGTCTGGATCAAGGACGGGGACCTCCATGGCTACTTCCGGCGGCGCCATCCGTACGTGCGCAACGTGCGCTACACGGGCACGCGGAAGAACGAGTCCTTCACCCACGGCCGCGAAGCCGGACGACGCATCGTGTTGCGACGTGGTGTGGAGGCCGCTCCATCGGCCTCCTCGTCGAAGCTTTCGGGCCGCGCGGTGGGGCTACTTCCGCCGAAAGCGCGATGA
- a CDS encoding DUF6496 domain-containing protein, producing MPRKSTVAKARQAKREGKAPTTQAGEFVHEEIEHVREGKHGARSAKQAIAIGLSKARRAGVKVPAKAKKGGSKRTAAKRSTAKRTTPKRSTAKRATPKRTSRARSLATTRALKREGKRAASKGALSRQARSAARARGQKTHAPKTSKRPVRRTRSTAKRTSRSKRAS from the coding sequence ATGCCGAGAAAGTCCACGGTTGCAAAGGCACGCCAGGCGAAACGCGAAGGGAAGGCGCCGACGACGCAAGCGGGTGAGTTCGTTCACGAGGAGATCGAGCACGTCCGCGAAGGCAAACACGGCGCACGCTCGGCGAAGCAAGCCATTGCCATCGGTCTCAGCAAAGCGCGGCGCGCCGGGGTGAAGGTGCCGGCCAAGGCCAAGAAGGGTGGGTCGAAACGCACCGCCGCAAAACGCAGCACCGCCAAGCGGACCACACCGAAGCGCAGCACCGCCAAGCGAGCCACCCCGAAACGCACCTCGCGCGCACGCTCGCTGGCCACGACGCGCGCCTTGAAGCGTGAGGGAAAGCGCGCAGCCTCCAAGGGCGCACTGTCACGCCAAGCACGCAGCGCCGCCCGCGCCCGCGGCCAGAAGACGCACGCGCCGAAAACGTCGAAGCGTCCCGTGCGTCGCACGCGTTCCACGGCGAAGCGAACGAGCCGTTCGAAGCGCGCGTCTTAG
- a CDS encoding Uma2 family endonuclease, producing MQTYILEHATPRRFARAEYDRMLELGFFRGEHVELIRGTLLQMAPTGPQHASRVTALMEAFVPPLLNRATVRVQQPFVAHDESEPAPDVALVPFGPYAGMHPERAFLVVEVADSSLEYDRTTKAALYAESGVDEYWIVNLRDGAVEVHGAPTDGRYARIERVTKGAMLAPLAFPDAVVPLDRLFPPAG from the coding sequence GTGCAGACGTACATCCTCGAACATGCCACGCCCCGACGATTCGCCCGTGCGGAATACGATCGGATGCTGGAGCTCGGGTTCTTCCGCGGAGAACATGTCGAGCTCATTCGCGGGACACTCCTGCAGATGGCCCCCACGGGCCCGCAGCACGCGAGTCGGGTGACGGCGCTCATGGAGGCGTTCGTGCCGCCGCTGCTCAATCGGGCCACGGTGCGCGTGCAGCAGCCGTTCGTCGCGCACGACGAGTCGGAGCCGGCGCCGGACGTGGCGCTCGTTCCATTCGGCCCGTACGCGGGTATGCACCCCGAGCGCGCCTTTCTCGTCGTCGAGGTGGCCGATTCGTCGCTCGAGTACGACCGCACGACGAAGGCGGCGCTCTACGCGGAATCCGGCGTCGACGAGTACTGGATCGTCAACCTGCGCGACGGTGCGGTGGAAGTGCACGGAGCGCCCACGGATGGCCGGTATGCGCGCATCGAACGCGTCACCAAGGGAGCGATGTTGGCTCCCTTGGCGTTTCCCGACGCGGTGGTTCCGCTCGACCGGCTCTTTCCGCCGGCCGGGTAG
- a CDS encoding SIMPL domain-containing protein (The SIMPL domain is named for its presence in mouse protein SIMPL (signalling molecule that associates with mouse pelle-like kinase). Bacterial member BP26, from Brucella, was shown to assemble into a channel-like structure, while YggE from E. coli has been associated with resistance to oxidative stress.), giving the protein MPLFTRSFSMLAKIGLAATTLALAAGCANNSEGAGAASPSSPPSILVVGHSEAHAKPDIAYINLGVEERAPTVTEAMQRNASQMSQLVAALKRVGIAEKDIQTSNFNVRFERDLPLPPQPYLGGAGVPEIAPAPAPQASAAAGKPGVAAAGKGPRTLPAPGAKSVPPPPPAKTGPAGFYLVSNNVQIVVRDVTKVGTVIDSAAGAGSNNIWGINFELEKKDAVEGELRQKAVADARTRAEALAKLSGVEIGSIVSVSEVVSGRDMPPPMPYAAAKAESSVNTPVEAGEMTFHGQIQVVYAIKK; this is encoded by the coding sequence ATGCCTCTTTTCACGCGCTCGTTCTCGATGTTGGCCAAAATTGGTCTCGCTGCGACCACGCTCGCGCTCGCCGCCGGCTGTGCAAATAACAGCGAAGGCGCCGGGGCCGCATCGCCCTCCTCGCCGCCGTCCATTCTGGTCGTCGGCCATTCCGAAGCGCATGCCAAACCGGATATCGCGTACATCAATCTTGGTGTCGAAGAGCGCGCCCCCACGGTCACGGAAGCGATGCAGCGCAATGCTTCGCAAATGAGCCAGCTCGTCGCCGCCCTGAAGCGGGTCGGCATTGCCGAGAAGGATATTCAAACGAGCAACTTCAATGTTCGCTTCGAACGCGATCTCCCCCTGCCCCCGCAGCCTTACCTCGGTGGTGCCGGCGTGCCGGAGATCGCACCGGCGCCCGCGCCCCAGGCTAGCGCCGCTGCGGGCAAGCCCGGCGTCGCCGCTGCAGGCAAAGGACCGCGCACGTTGCCCGCGCCCGGCGCGAAGAGCGTACCGCCCCCGCCGCCCGCCAAAACGGGCCCCGCAGGCTTCTACTTGGTGAGTAACAACGTCCAGATCGTCGTTCGCGACGTCACGAAAGTTGGGACGGTGATCGACTCCGCCGCCGGCGCAGGGTCGAACAACATTTGGGGCATCAACTTCGAGCTCGAGAAGAAGGACGCCGTCGAGGGCGAGCTCCGCCAAAAGGCCGTGGCCGATGCGCGCACGCGCGCCGAAGCCCTCGCCAAGTTGAGCGGGGTCGAAATCGGCTCCATCGTCTCGGTGAGCGAGGTCGTCTCCGGTCGCGACATGCCCCCGCCCATGCCGTACGCCGCCGCCAAGGCCGAGTCCTCTGTCAATACGCCGGTCGAAGCCGGCGAAATGACCTTCCACGGCCAGATCCAGGTCGTCTACGCGATCAAGAAGTAA
- a CDS encoding formylglycine-generating enzyme family protein — MTRWKSMLGVAFVALPFFPRTAPQRKPVEAVRIEGEFCPQIEQHCLRWLPNTDEVKSAEPLRCAEFAPSVCKTKTRHMAFYMDRYEYPGRAGELPMVDITWPRAEKLCAGRGKRLCTAEEWMLACEGDKILPYPYGHTRDASACHIDAPLRPPGSPTGRSAPAHWRTPIDQREPSGSRPRCASPFGVFDMTGNVDEWVDGRASGHASSSMGGYWGPVRNRCRVVTRAHDEHFSFYQTGFRCCSDTE; from the coding sequence GTGACTCGGTGGAAGAGCATGCTTGGGGTCGCCTTCGTGGCCCTGCCGTTTTTCCCTCGAACGGCACCGCAGCGGAAACCCGTCGAGGCCGTTCGCATCGAGGGCGAGTTCTGCCCGCAGATCGAGCAGCACTGCCTGCGTTGGTTGCCCAACACGGACGAGGTCAAAAGCGCCGAACCCCTGCGCTGCGCCGAATTCGCCCCCAGCGTGTGCAAAACGAAGACGCGCCACATGGCCTTCTACATGGACCGCTACGAGTACCCGGGGCGCGCCGGCGAGTTGCCCATGGTGGACATCACGTGGCCGCGGGCCGAGAAACTCTGCGCGGGCCGAGGCAAACGCCTGTGCACCGCGGAGGAATGGATGCTCGCGTGCGAAGGCGACAAGATCCTCCCCTACCCCTACGGCCACACGCGCGATGCGTCGGCGTGCCACATCGATGCGCCGCTTCGTCCGCCGGGAAGCCCGACGGGGCGCTCGGCACCGGCGCATTGGCGCACGCCCATCGATCAGCGCGAGCCGTCGGGAAGCCGTCCGCGGTGTGCGAGTCCATTCGGCGTCTTCGACATGACGGGCAATGTCGACGAATGGGTCGACGGGCGCGCGTCGGGGCATGCCTCCTCGTCCATGGGCGGCTATTGGGGCCCGGTGCGTAACCGCTGTCGCGTCGTGACCCGCGCGCACGACGAGCACTTCTCCTTCTATCAAACGGGATTCCGCTGCTGCAGCGACACCGAATGA